The genomic interval AAAATGATGATACATGTGCTATATGCGGGGACGCGGGAGATCTTAACTGCTGTGATGGTTGCCCGTCAACTTTCCATCAGAGCTGCCTGGGCATTAAAGTAAGTTTCCAAATATTTATTCTAAAGAAAGTTTCTTTTAATCAACGAATTTGTCTTTTGTTCCAGAATCATTTTGATAGAGTTTGAACTTTCGATTCTCTGTAAACTCAATCACTCCTTCTTATTGATTCAACGAGAACGACGATAACAATGAATACACTTTGTATCAAGAATCAATCGAGATATCGCTGGCTTAACCCAGACGATAATCTCCTCAAGTCACTGCGACTCAATCGAAAATACAAAGCTAGACTTCACGAACTACACAACAAAGTATTTAACAAACGTAACAGACATAACGGCAAACCCTCTAAACGAGATAGAGTCTTTCCAATCCTTTCAATCTTCATTTAAATCTGCCACGTCATTCTCTTCTCGCGCCTCCGCCTCAACTTCTTgagtcttcttcctcctcacgTAACGATGCATAGGCTTATCAATACCCCCGTTTCGAAACTCAGCTTGTCCTCAAGCGCAAAGTCTGGAAACTGAGAGCGAAAGTCCCCACATAACACCCAAGCGTTCTCTGATGGTGGAAGAGATTTCCACTTAACCAGTAACTCCAAGCTCCCTTTATCGTTGTAACGCGTTTCCAACACCTCCTCCGGAAGAATCACAAGATCGTCTAGACCCGACGGTAGAGGAAGAACCTGATGATGAACTCCCAACACTGCTTTTAACTGCAAGACGTGAAAGACGGCGTGTATCTTCGCCTCTGGAGGTAAAGCCAAACGATAAGCCGCTTTGCCAATGCGTTCCAGAACCTCATACGGACCGAAGTACTTTGCAGAAAGCTTCTTGCAAACCCGACGAGCCACAGACTGTTGACAGTACGGTTGGAGCTTCAAGTACACTCGATCACCCACCTGAAACTCTACATCACGTCTGTGCTTGTCGGCGTTGTTCTTTATCAGCTGTTGAGCATGAACCAGATGTTGCTTAACATCGACAAGCAGGGCATCTCTTTCCAGTAACAACCTTTCCAAATCAGCATTGTTTGTCGAACCCAACTCATATCGTAGCAACGATGGAGGCTCGCGTCCATAGACAACTCGAAATGGAGACGTCTTGAGAGAAGTGTGATATGAGGTATTATACCACAACTCTGCCCAACATAAGAAACGAGACCATGTTCGAGGATGAGATGACGCGAAGCAACAGAGGTATGTCTCAAGGCATCTGTTTAAGACCTCTGTTTGTCCATCCGTTTGGGGATGGAAGACCGTACTGAACTTCAGAGTAGTTTCAGCTAGACAGAAAAGCTCCTTCCAGAAGGTACTGAGAAATTTTTTGTCTCGGTCTGAGACAATGGATTTTGGAAATCCATGTAAGCGAACTATCTCAGTGATGAACTTCTTGGCTACGTCGACTGCAGTAAATGGATGTTTGAGTCCAATGAAGTGTGAGTATTTGCTCAAACGATCCACTACCACAAAGATAACATTGTAACCATTTGAAGTAGGTAAACCCTCCACGAAGTCCATTGACAAATCTTCCCATATAGCCACTGGAATCGGTAGGGGATGTAGCAACCCCGCTGGACACAGTGTCGAGTACTTGTGTGTCTGACAAACATGACACGCAGATACATACTGTTGGATTGTCGTTAACATGCCTGTCCAATGAAACCATCTCTGAACTCTTTTTAGCGTTTTAAGAACTCCAGAATGTCCTCCTTGTAATCCATCATGACATTCTTTAAGAATTGTCTCAATGAAAGTGGAGTCTTTTGGTATCACTAGACGAGATTTGAACCATAATTTCTCCTCCTTCACTGTATAATCTCGCATCTCGCTGTCCCCTTCTTGAACCCTCTGTATCTGTCTCTGTATCTCATGTGAATTGCGTATCTCAGAATATAAGTCTTGTAACTGCAAAGAAGCCGACACTGTCACTGCATACAAGATACATTCTGCTGACTGCAAGGAAGCTTGTTCAATTCGAGATAACCCTTCAGCTGCTCTGTTCTGAATCCCAGTTTTGTAGAGGATGTCAAACTCGTAACCAAGCAATTTGCTTAACCACTTCTGATATTCCATGTTAACCTCTTTTTGCTCAAGTAGAAACTTCAGGCTCTTCTGATCTGTGTGCACTACAAAACGTCTCCCCAGCAGATAGTGCTTCCATTTACGGACCGCCAACACCACTGCCATCAGCTCCTTCTCGTATATTGGTTTCAGCTGTTCACGAGGAGTCAAACTATAACTGAAATAAGCCACAGGTCGACCGTCTTGCATCAATACTGCTCCCAACCCGAACCCTGAAGCATCGCATTCTACCACAAACTCACGGTTGAAGTTCGGTAATGCCAGCACTGGAGTTGAGATCATGGCTTGTTTCAACGTATCAAAAGCCAGTTGAGCCTCTTTAGACCAGTTGAATTTGTCGATCTTCAGAAGCTCATTTAAAGGACGCGCAAGAGAACCGTAAGCTTTGACGAATCTCCGGTAGTAGCCAGTTAACCCCAAGAATCCTCGTAGTTGTTTGATTGTCTTGGGAGTAGGCCAATTTCTCATTGCCTCGGTCTTAACTGTATTAGTAGCCACTCCTTCGGCTGAGATGATATGACCGAGGTATTCGACTTGACGTTGAGCGAAGAGGCACTTCTTCTTGTTTGCGAATAGTTGATGCTTCTCAAAGATTTGCATAACCAGCCTCAAGTGTGCAACATGCTCCTCAACACTCTTGCTATAGATCAACACGTCGTCGAAGAAAACAAGAACGAATTTGTTCAGATAAGGTCTGAACAGATCATTCATCAGTGACTGAAATGTGGATGGAGCATTAGTCAAGCCGAAAGGCATGACTAAAAACTCGTAATGTCCATCATGAGTTCGAAATGCTGTTTTCGGAATGTTCTTCTCTTCCATTCTTATCTGATGAAACCCCGCCGTTAAATCCATCTTGGAAAATATCGTTGCTCCATGTAATTGATCCAAGAGTTGATCAATCATTGGTATAGGAAACTTGTCAGCCACGGTTGCTTGGTTTAAGGCTCTGTAGTCAACGCAAAATCGCCAAGATTTGTCTTGCTTCTTAACCAATAACACGGGACTGGAGAAAGGGCTTCTGCTAGCTCGTATCAGACCTTTGTTCAGCATCTCTGCAACCATCTCTGACATTGCCTCTTTGTGAGCTTGAGAATATCGGTAAGGTCTGACATTGATAACATTAGTTCCTGCTTTTAAAGTGATAGCATGTTCTCTTCCTCTTATCGGTGGTAAGCCTTGAGGTTTGGCAAATATGTGCTCAAACTCGGTTAAGACCTGTAAAACCTCCGGAGAAGATACATCAGCAGGCGCTTTCTCGTGTTGCAAGTTACTGCACCAAGAATCAGTAGGAACCTCCCATTGACCGTCATCACGAGTTATTGTTTTAAGAGTTCCTGTCACTTGATGAAGGTCTGTCTCTCCGGTCAACATCACTCTCTTCCCTTCATGAATGAATGACCATTCTTGTGTAAACCAGTCTATCTCACACTTCCCCAACGACCTTAACCATTGTACTCCCAGCACCAAGTCTACTTTGCCCAGATCAAGAGCAATGCAATCGATTTTAAAAACGAGTCCCTGCATCTCCAACTTAACGTCTTTACAGACTCCTCCTGCTGGTATCGACACCTCGTTGCCAAGTAGTACACGCAGTCCAAAATCAGCAGAGATTTGGATTCCAGTGCGTGCAACGAACTCTGGAGTCACAAAGTTATGTGTGGCTCCACTGTCTATCAAGACAACCAATTTGTTGTCTGCAAGAGTTCCTCTTAGTTTGGTAGTTGTAGGAAAATCAATACCCAAATAAGCATGGAGTGATATCTCCATCATCTGTGTTGTTTGATCTCCTTGCAACTGATTTACTTCCTCAATGCCCTCTTCTTCATAGGTGTCTTGTACAACTTCAACCTCCAAATCATCAACAATAACCAAGATTTGGAGTTCTGGATTGGCACACACATGACCGCGGAACCAACTCGTCTTACATTGGAAACACAGCTTTAGCCTCTTCAACTCAGCTAATTCAGCTGGAGTCAAATGTAATCGTGGTCTCCTGGTAAGTTCTTGTGCACTTCTGGCTGCTTAGACTTATCTTCTGCAACTGGTGGCAGAATCTTTTGTTGTTGTCGGTATTGTCTAGCAGGCTGAGCATGGTACTCGTTCTGTCTAGGTTTCGCACGTTCACCCATCACTTGACAGAAGGTACTGCTTTCCATTTTGACTACAGCAGCTATATGGTTGCGTAGCCCTTTAGGTTCTTTAAGCTTGATTACTTCTTTCATCTCTTGCTTAAGAACATTATAGAATTTGCTGATCAAGTTAGGCTCATCAATTCTTTTTACTTGAGTAATCAATTCTTCAAACTCCTTGACGTACTCACGAACGGTTCCAGTCTGTCTCAAAGCACAGAGTCTGTTTCTCGGTTCATCATCAATTGACTCTGCGAATCTTTCGAGCATCCTCTGCTTGAACTGAAACCAACTCTCAAATCTTTCCTCTTCTGATTCCCACAGATACCAGTTCAGGACTTCTCCTGTTAAACTCAGAGCCACTAACTCAAGCTTTTGCTGTTCATTATACTGAGCCGCTCTGAAGTATCGTTCGACATTACGGATCCAACCATATGGCAACAATCCATCAAACTCAGGCAATTCAATCTTCTTCAACAAACTTTCTCTACTATGGAACATCTCATTACTCCTCTGATAACCTAATGAGAGATTCTCCTATTCAGATGGTGATATCGGTACCTGAGTGTCACTACGGAGTTCCGATGATCCTGTGATATCTTTGCCGTTAGGCTTTGCTGGAACTGTGTGAGACTCGATACGATCGATCGCCGCTGCGATCTTCTATAACTGAAACTCGACGGAGCTCAGTCGCGACTCTACTGCACCGAAGCGTTCCTCCGATTGACCGTTAGCTTCCGTCAGCTTCCTCCATCCTTCGTATATCACCTTCACCGTCTTCTCCGCCTCCATAGCAGACCTCTCCAAATGCTCGATTCGTCCATCCGATTCGCTAACCAGAGCCATCGCGAGTCGCTCACCGCACCAATTGATAGAGTTTGAACTTTCGATTCTCTGTAAACTCAATCACTCCTTCTTATTGATTCAACGAGAACGATGATAACGATGAATACACTTTGTATCAAGAATCAATCGAGATATCGCTGGCTTAACCCAGACGATAATCTCCTCAAGTCACTGCGACTCAATCCAAAATACATAGCTAGACTTAACGAACTACACAACAGAGTATTTAACAAACATAACAGACATAACGGCAAACCCTCTAAACGAGATAGAGTCTTTCCAATCCTTTCAATCTTCATTTAAATCTGCCACGTCATTCTCTTCTCGCGCCTCCGCCTCAACTTCTTgagtcttcttcctcctcgcGTAATGATGCATAGGCTTATCACATTTATAGTCTGAATGATTCCTTTGATTGAATAATGGGAACAATGCGGTAAAaaagaagatatgatgattGGCCATTTAAGATTTTGAATTAGCTATGTGTTATTGCAGCGAATTGATTACGTTTCTTCTATAAACTGCAGAAATTCCCATCTGGTTCTTGGTTTTGTTGCTACTGCTCATGCAAAATTCTGCGAGAAAGTTGAGGCAGCTAATCATGGCACTACAACTCTTTCTCCCTTGTTGAGGTGCTACCTATGTGAAGAAAAATGTATGAATTACACCTTAAAAGGCGTATCTATCCATCaagtatatttgtttatttgctTCTGTTAAATTCTTAATATGGGGTTTGAGCTCAAAACAATACATTCCACACTTTTGCAGATCACCAAGCATGCATCAAGCAAGATGGCACGGTACCTGTTGAAAGTAGTACTCATCCATTTTGTGGAAAGTATTGTCAAGAGGTAGCCTTCCTTTATCTTTACTAGTATTATTTTCTTGTGGCGTAATGAAAGTCAATAGCTCTAATCTTGGTGATCAACGTAAATagctttttattttacaattatatgAATATAGTAGTACAATGGACACTGAGTATTCcatttgtttgttattttctcTTAGTTATTCGACAGACTTCAGATACTAATTGGAGTTAAACATTCATTGCCCGAGGGCTTCTCTTGGACATTCCTCCGCTGCTTTGAGATCCCTCGTGATAATGACATATCTGAGAAGATTGCATATAATGCCAAACTGGCTGTTGCTTTTTCTGTTATGGATGAGTGCTTTTCACCTTTAGTTGGTCGCAGGAGTGGTGTCAACCTGCTTGAAAATATCGTCTACAAATTTGGGTAAAGCTCATTCGCAAAACCTGTCCTTGCATGCATGCTTTCTGTTTTGGTTCTTTATTTTTGAGATCTAACTGACTAGTAACTGTCCATATGCTACTAGATTATGTTTTGAATGTTTCTCCTATTGTTTTGTAGGTCGAACTTCCATCGGCTAAACTACAGCAATTTTCTTACTGCTGTTTTGGAGAGGGGTGATGAAATCATCGCTGTGGCATCTATCAGGTGAGTCTGTTGTATCATGAACGTTGTTGATTAATACTTCATTGTAGATTTAGGGAGTTCTTAACATTGGATAGAATGCAATACATTTTATTAGCATACAGATGATCTTTTAATGATATTTACTGGAATCTCTGTTGCTTGTTTCTCATTAAATTGATAGTATAACAAATTATGAATGAGCTTTTCCTTTCCGTGAGTGCGCATGCATGCAagtgaataaaatgtttttgCTTTTACTCAGGATCCACGGCAATCAACTGGCAGAAATGCCGTTTATAGGAACCCGCTACATGTACAGGCGTCAAGGGATGTGTCGTCGACTAATGAACGGCATTGAATCTGTAGGTTCTCCCACACATTGTCATATCCTAACTTCTTTCTTTCAATTATTCAGTTTGTCGGTTTATAAGTTCTTGTTAATTGCCTCTCAATTGTTGCATGCTATATGTTGAGCTTTTGCTAGCTGTCTGTCAATTTTACTTGTTTATATTCACTTGATTCTATGTAATCAGAGTAGACTCTTTTGTTCACAATTCTCTGAAGATCCACATTTACATGTGCTTTGTTATCAGGCGCTTGGCTAGACAAATTAGTCATACCAGCAGTGCCAGAACTGATGGATACATGGACTAAAGGCTTCGGCTTCGCGCGCCTGTTCGTGAATCAGCCAGAAAAACAATTAAGAATATTAACTTGGTGGTGTTCCCTGGTGTTGACATGCTGGAGAAGTCATTGGCTAAGGACAGCGGTATTAATTGCATTTGGCATCTGATTTGTTAATATGCTCATGTTATGTTCACTCTCATGGACTGACTAAACTTACTTCAGGTGAACTGCTGTTGAGGAGTCTGCCTGGAGATGTTGAGGAAAGTAAACCTGCGGAGGGTAAAGCTGATCAAAATTGGGCATCTGCTGATGTTGAATCTCATTGTTACCAAGTTGATAGCTGCTTGGAATCGATGGATGTAGATAATGATACAGAATCGAATCTGAAGTTGCTTAGTGGGTCCTTGgaggagaaagaagagattggGATTGGGAAAACTGACAGATAAAGAGGTCGATTTCCTTCCTGTTGGTGTAGTTGATAACCAAAGAGAATCTAACTAGGGAGTTAATGATGGTTCTCATGAGGATCAAACTAATACAAGAAGACAGCAAAGTGGTGATTTAAAAAGCTTTGAAGCTGAGGGTAAAGAGGAGCTAGACGAAGAATCCGATTGTTACATACTAGAAAATTCTCAGGCACTTGGTAATGGTGGTACAGAGGAAAAGATTGGCAGTAAAGCTTTATCACTGAAGAAAGGAGTGGCTTCCATATTCACGACAACTGATTCAAGGATCATGGGGAACGTCGAGGGTGAACAAAAAGGGTACACAGGTACCACTGCCCTGTTGATCGGCTCTTCACATGGCAGGTGTGTTTGAGGTTCATTGCAGCCTTTGTTTGTATGTGCATATGATCAGAACTAACAGCACTTTTGTCAATTTTCATGACAAACGAAAAGGCGCAGGTGAAAGAAGAGTAGTTAGACTATTATGCTAATTGCAGTATTTTAGTAGTTTTATTTATGACTCAGAGCCAGAGGTCAAGTAAAACCTTGCACTTCTCAGTgcttattagattttttttaaatattgtggTAGCGGAccaattaatttatttcatgGCCATTTTGTAATATCAAACATTGAGGTGCTTCTTCATCTTACTTATCTAATACATCTTCACTCTTTGACGTCTCAG from Raphanus sativus cultivar WK10039 unplaced genomic scaffold, ASM80110v3 Scaffold0103, whole genome shotgun sequence carries:
- the LOC108855928 gene encoding increased DNA methylation 1-like, whose amino-acid sequence is MLGWMIDSAIVPLNGKVHCENTEEGIITKEVEIKMMIHVLYAGTREILTAVMVARQLSIRAAWALKNSHLVLGFVATAHAKFCEKVEAANHGTTTLSPLLRCYLCEEKYHQACIKQDGTVPVESSTHPFCGKYCQELFDRLQILIGVKHSLPEGFSWTFLRCFEIPRDNDISEKIAYNAKLAVAFSVMDECFSPLVGRRSGVNLLENIVYKFGSNFHRLNYSNFLTAVLERGDEIIAVASIRIHGNQLAEMPFIGTRYMYRRQGMCRRLMNGIESALG